The proteins below come from a single Cannabis sativa cultivar Pink pepper isolate KNU-18-1 chromosome 3, ASM2916894v1, whole genome shotgun sequence genomic window:
- the LOC115710698 gene encoding uncharacterized protein LOC115710698 — translation MAEALMNQKQHIETIISKQSSEVKKEYRTRLDASIASVRFLLRQGLAFRGHDESNAPENLKLTSPDIQFDIINAAAEQMAIVLRYVDKNGHLIERFIVIEHVSTTTTLTLKATIDKLFSRYGLIISMIRRQGYDGASNMQGEFNGLKALILKENSCAFYIHCFAHQLQLALLAVAKKHI, via the exons ATGGCAGAAGCTTTGATGAACCAAAAGCAACATATTGAGACCATTATTTCTAAGCAATCAAGTGAAGTCAAAAAAGAATATCGAACTCGGTTGGATGCATCAATAGCTTCTGTACGATTTCTTTTACGGCAAGGACTTGCATTTCGTGGACATGATGAATCT AATGCCCCTGAAAATCTAAAATTAACATCACCTGACATTCAGTTTGATATCATTAATGCTGCTGCA GAGCAAATGGCTATTGTGTTGCGTTATGTGGATAAGAATGGACATCTTATTGAACGATTCATTGTCATTGAACATGTTTCTACCACCACAACTTTGACTCTTAAGGCTACGATTGATAAACTATTTTCAAGATATGGGTTGATTATCTCAATGATAAGAAGACAAGGTTATGATGGAGCAAGTAATATGCAAGGCGAGTTCAATGGTCTAAAAGCACTAATTTTGAAGGAAAATTCTTGTGCTTTTTACATTCATTGCTTTGCTCATCAACTACAATTAGCTCTTCTAGCTGTGGCTAAAAAACATATTTAG
- the LOC115711371 gene encoding uncharacterized protein LOC115711371 isoform X1, with the protein MELMSSGSQSAGDDRAFKMVTYVKGLYALNDAFADPVSTEIEAKFDSWIGEGLLKHPRSLFLLNLFLYYFFFQFYSCFNAKFLLFFCCCRHYNCYEDGAKKFTPGFRLGVDYVEDKTWFYHLATCDMFMNDSHMNTIFYYLRKKGKYSSAVTLNFATTDCLFDDSIQALYHKFNKAKSMKTKMSHIHAAHPIAHYIRGMRIPCSKPWYEADHVLFIINLRRESHWVFGRLDVNEGTLFLYNSLRTAKMNAAARNAMKAYSVLLPLFFDLLGFWKNRAQAPASVSDPTAPFRIVELSGLASQQKNDCGAYVAAFAEFFIHGKDVPADFDIEVYRTRLASLFYSYGQRKIDESIDSEDEKQTKSSKASKLKK; encoded by the exons ATGGAGCTTATGTCCTCAGGTTCTCAATCAGCTGGGGATGATAGGGCTTTCAAAATGGTGACTTATGTGAAGGGCCTTTATGCTCTTAATGATGCTTTTGCTGATCCCGTATCTACCGAGATTGAGGCAAAATTTGACTCTTGGATTGGTGAAGGATTGCTTAAACATCCTAGGTCACTGTTTTTATTAAAtctgtttttgtattattttttttttcagttttattcctgttttaatgctaaatttttgctgtttttttgttgttgtaggcattataattgttatgaagacggcgcaaagaaatttaccccgggttttaggctaggtgttgattatgttgaGGATAAAACTTGGTTTTACCATTTGGCCACATGCGACATGTTTATGAACGACTCG catatgaacaccatattctattaccttcggAAAAAAGGTAAGTATTCTTCCGCTGTGACGTTGAATTTCGCAACTACTGATTGTCTTTTTGATGATTCCATCCAAGCATTGTACCACAAATTTAACAAGGCCAAGTCAATGAAGACTAAGATGTCACACATTCACGCTGCCCACCCAATTGCGCATTACATCCGAGGTATGCGCATTCCCTGTTCCAAGCCTTGGTATGAAGCCGATCACGTGCTTTTCATCATCAATTTAAGAAGGGAAAGTCATTGGGTTTTTGGGCGTCTTGACGTGAACGAAGGGACGTTGTTTCTGTACAATTCTTTGAGAACCGCGAAGATGAATGCCGCAGCTAGGAATGCGATGAAGGCTTATTCCGTGTTGCTGCCTTTGTTTTTCGATTTACTTGGGTTCTGGAAGAATAGAGCACAAGCTCCTGCCTCAGTTTCTGACCCTACAGCTCCATTCAGAATCGTGGAGCTTAGTGGTCTTGCGTCTCAGCAGAAGAA TGATTGTGGAGCATATGTTGCTGCCTTTGCTGAATTCTTTATACACGGAAAGGATGTCCCTGCAGACTTTGACATCGAAGTTTATCGAACCCGACTTGCTTCACTTTTCTACTCGTACGGACAAAGGAAAATTGACGAAAGTATTGACAGCGAGGATGAGAAGCAAACCAAGTCTTCTAAGGCATCTAAATTGAAGAAATAG
- the LOC115711371 gene encoding uncharacterized protein LOC115711371 isoform X2 yields MELMSSGSQSAGDDRAFKMVTYVKGLYALNDAFADPVSTEIEAKFDSWIGEGLLKHPRHYNCYEDGAKKFTPGFRLGVDYVEDKTWFYHLATCDMFMNDSHMNTIFYYLRKKGKYSSAVTLNFATTDCLFDDSIQALYHKFNKAKSMKTKMSHIHAAHPIAHYIRGMRIPCSKPWYEADHVLFIINLRRESHWVFGRLDVNEGTLFLYNSLRTAKMNAAARNAMKAYSVLLPLFFDLLGFWKNRAQAPASVSDPTAPFRIVELSGLASQQKNDCGAYVAAFAEFFIHGKDVPADFDIEVYRTRLASLFYSYGQRKIDESIDSEDEKQTKSSKASKLKK; encoded by the exons ATGGAGCTTATGTCCTCAGGTTCTCAATCAGCTGGGGATGATAGGGCTTTCAAAATGGTGACTTATGTGAAGGGCCTTTATGCTCTTAATGATGCTTTTGCTGATCCCGTATCTACCGAGATTGAGGCAAAATTTGACTCTTGGATTGGTGAAGGATTGCTTAAACATCCTAG gcattataattgttatgaagacggcgcaaagaaatttaccccgggttttaggctaggtgttgattatgttgaGGATAAAACTTGGTTTTACCATTTGGCCACATGCGACATGTTTATGAACGACTCG catatgaacaccatattctattaccttcggAAAAAAGGTAAGTATTCTTCCGCTGTGACGTTGAATTTCGCAACTACTGATTGTCTTTTTGATGATTCCATCCAAGCATTGTACCACAAATTTAACAAGGCCAAGTCAATGAAGACTAAGATGTCACACATTCACGCTGCCCACCCAATTGCGCATTACATCCGAGGTATGCGCATTCCCTGTTCCAAGCCTTGGTATGAAGCCGATCACGTGCTTTTCATCATCAATTTAAGAAGGGAAAGTCATTGGGTTTTTGGGCGTCTTGACGTGAACGAAGGGACGTTGTTTCTGTACAATTCTTTGAGAACCGCGAAGATGAATGCCGCAGCTAGGAATGCGATGAAGGCTTATTCCGTGTTGCTGCCTTTGTTTTTCGATTTACTTGGGTTCTGGAAGAATAGAGCACAAGCTCCTGCCTCAGTTTCTGACCCTACAGCTCCATTCAGAATCGTGGAGCTTAGTGGTCTTGCGTCTCAGCAGAAGAA TGATTGTGGAGCATATGTTGCTGCCTTTGCTGAATTCTTTATACACGGAAAGGATGTCCCTGCAGACTTTGACATCGAAGTTTATCGAACCCGACTTGCTTCACTTTTCTACTCGTACGGACAAAGGAAAATTGACGAAAGTATTGACAGCGAGGATGAGAAGCAAACCAAGTCTTCTAAGGCATCTAAATTGAAGAAATAG
- the LOC133035694 gene encoding uncharacterized protein LOC133035694: protein MESLRALIQQWTYTNRKKAQKTTTFLTPTAEKKLVDNFVESLTENVKPINETMFEVIELTRSWVINLKEKTCSCNRFQLDELPCAHALAVIKEMNLNVYNYCSGYYTTRTWLETYIGSTYPVHNHTTWDVPQNIKDIIVLPPNQKIRSGRPRKRRFLSEWDTKKHNRCGKCGQHGHNRKTCNNQAIK from the exons atggagtcattgagagcattgattcaacaatggacatacacaaacaggaaaaaagcacagaaaacaacaacatttttaacacctacagcagaaaagaaattagtcgacaactttgtggaatcattgacagaaaat GTAAAACCAATAAACGAGACCATGTTCGAAGTCATTGAACTAACCAGATCATGGGTCATCAACCTGAAGGAGAAAACATGCAGTTGCAACAGATTCCAACTTGATGAGTTACCGTgtgctcatgcgcttgctgttataaaagagatgaacttgaatgtttacaactactgttcgggttattacaccacgcgaacatggcttgaaacatacatcggctcaacatatccggtacacaatcacacaacttgggatgtgccacaaaacataaaagatatcattgttctgccaccaaaccaaaaaataagatctggaagaccaaggaaacgaaggtttttatctgaatgggatacaaaaaaacataacaggtgcGGCAAATGTGGACAACACGGACACAATcgaaagacatgcaacaatcaagcaataaaatag